A part of Pararoseomonas sp. SCSIO 73927 genomic DNA contains:
- a CDS encoding solute carrier family 23 protein, whose protein sequence is MSFFPRWPLAQGSTVPPDERLPWGTTGLLGVQHLVAMSGSTILGPLLMGFDPNLAILFSGIGTLIFFVLVGGRVPSYLGSSFSFIAVVIAVTGYAGTGPNPNIGPALGGIIACGALYSAIGVLVMFTGSSWVERLMPPAVTGAVGAAIGLNLAPVAVKGIEGPGWHVIVALATLLATACIAVYAPLAIRRVSILAGIACGYVLYLIVGNVMGLLPAISFAELSAAPWFGMPAFRAPTFEVGAMALIAPVAFILVAENLGHIKAIGAMTGRNLDPYVGRGFLGDGIATMVSGAGGGTGVTTYVENMGVMAVTRVFSTVLFVVAAVFAIALGFSPKFGALLRTIPGPVLGGLAVVVFGLIAAAMIRLWVDNRVDFSDPRNLLTVGAALVLGAGNFTVTIGGFSIAGIGTATIAAIGMYQLLGIGRRDPVGVVHGIAEGGGNRPLH, encoded by the coding sequence ATGTCGTTCTTCCCGCGCTGGCCACTGGCCCAGGGATCCACCGTTCCGCCGGATGAGCGGCTGCCCTGGGGCACCACGGGGCTGCTGGGCGTGCAGCACCTGGTGGCGATGTCCGGCTCCACCATCCTCGGGCCGCTGCTGATGGGGTTCGACCCGAACCTCGCCATCCTCTTCTCCGGCATCGGGACGCTGATCTTCTTCGTCCTCGTCGGCGGGCGGGTGCCGAGCTACCTCGGCTCCTCCTTCTCCTTCATCGCGGTGGTGATCGCCGTCACGGGCTATGCCGGTACGGGGCCGAACCCGAATATCGGGCCGGCGCTGGGCGGGATCATCGCCTGCGGGGCGCTGTACTCGGCGATCGGCGTGCTGGTGATGTTCACCGGGTCCAGCTGGGTGGAGCGGCTGATGCCCCCGGCGGTGACGGGCGCGGTGGGCGCAGCGATCGGGCTCAACCTCGCCCCCGTGGCGGTGAAGGGGATCGAGGGGCCGGGCTGGCACGTGATCGTGGCGCTGGCGACGCTGCTGGCCACGGCCTGCATCGCCGTCTACGCGCCGCTGGCGATCCGGCGGGTCTCCATCCTGGCGGGCATTGCCTGCGGCTACGTGCTGTACTTGATCGTCGGCAACGTGATGGGGCTGCTGCCCGCGATCTCCTTCGCGGAACTCTCCGCCGCGCCCTGGTTCGGGATGCCGGCCTTCCGCGCCCCGACCTTCGAAGTGGGGGCGATGGCGCTGATCGCGCCGGTGGCCTTCATCCTCGTCGCGGAGAACCTCGGGCACATCAAGGCGATCGGGGCGATGACCGGGCGCAACCTGGACCCCTATGTCGGGCGCGGCTTCCTCGGCGACGGCATCGCCACCATGGTCTCCGGCGCCGGCGGCGGCACGGGGGTGACGACCTATGTGGAGAACATGGGGGTCATGGCCGTGACCCGCGTCTTCTCCACCGTGCTCTTCGTCGTGGCCGCGGTCTTCGCCATCGCGCTCGGCTTCTCGCCGAAGTTCGGGGCCTTGCTGCGGACCATCCCCGGCCCGGTGCTGGGCGGGCTGGCCGTGGTGGTGTTCGGGCTGATCGCGGCGGCGATGATCCGGCTCTGGGTGGACAACCGTGTGGACTTCTCGGACCCGCGGAACCTGCTGACGGTGGGCGCCGCCCTCGTGCTCGGCGCCGGCAATTTCACGGTGACGATCGGCGGCTTCTCCATCGCGGGGATCGGCACGGCGACCATTGCGGCGATCGGGATGTACCAGCTGCTCGGCATCGGGCGGCGCGATCCGGTGGGGGTGGTTCACGGCATCGCGGAGGGCGGCGGAAACCGGCCTCTCCACTAG
- a CDS encoding CoA transferase gives MPDAHSGPDSAGPTTSPDGPPQDSRLPLSGLRVVELGHYIAAPFATRLLADLGAEVIKVEPPEGDPHRDWGARVNGKAVWFSIHGRNKLSVALNLKSEEGRRKVRALCARADALVENFRPGYLERIGLGPEVLRAENPRLVIARVSGYGQDGPYRDKPAFGAIGEAMGGLRHLTANPGRTDLPPPRCGVSISDDLAGMYAALSLVSACWGRDRSPERRGTTIDLDLVSSVFSLMEGMLPEYGMLGRVRQPMGAALPSAAPTNTYPCADGKWLAIAGNSDLIFRRLMERIGRPELAADPRMASNSGRCAHAAELDEAIAAWTRGMTAKEAQEAMEAVQVPCSRLYDMKDCAEDPHFQARDMMLEVEDPLVGATVPHPAAPFRFEGIPPRDMVRWPGPAVGEHNDYVFDMLLKEDAR, from the coding sequence ATGCCGGACGCTCACAGCGGCCCGGATTCAGCCGGCCCGACGACCAGCCCGGACGGGCCGCCGCAGGATTCCCGCCTGCCCCTCTCCGGGCTGCGGGTGGTGGAGCTCGGCCACTACATCGCCGCGCCCTTCGCCACGCGGCTGCTGGCCGACCTGGGCGCGGAAGTGATCAAGGTGGAGCCGCCGGAGGGCGACCCGCACCGGGACTGGGGCGCGCGGGTGAACGGGAAGGCCGTGTGGTTCTCCATCCACGGGCGCAACAAGCTCTCCGTCGCGCTGAACCTGAAGAGCGAGGAGGGGCGGCGGAAGGTGCGTGCCCTGTGCGCCCGGGCGGACGCGCTGGTGGAGAACTTCCGGCCCGGCTACCTGGAGCGGATCGGGCTGGGGCCGGAGGTGCTGCGGGCGGAGAACCCGCGGCTGGTGATTGCGCGGGTCTCCGGCTACGGGCAGGACGGGCCCTACCGCGACAAGCCGGCCTTCGGCGCGATCGGGGAGGCGATGGGAGGGCTGCGGCACCTGACGGCCAATCCCGGGAGGACGGACCTGCCGCCGCCGCGCTGCGGCGTCTCCATCAGCGACGACCTGGCGGGGATGTATGCGGCGCTCTCGCTCGTCTCGGCCTGCTGGGGGCGGGACCGGAGCCCGGAGAGGCGCGGCACCACGATCGACCTCGACCTCGTCTCCTCGGTCTTCTCGCTGATGGAGGGGATGCTGCCGGAGTACGGCATGCTCGGCCGTGTCAGGCAGCCCATGGGGGCGGCGCTGCCGAGCGCGGCGCCGACGAACACCTACCCCTGCGCGGACGGGAAGTGGCTGGCGATCGCGGGCAATTCCGACCTCATCTTCCGCCGCCTGATGGAGCGGATCGGCCGCCCCGAGCTGGCGGCGGACCCGCGCATGGCGAGCAATTCCGGCCGCTGCGCCCACGCCGCCGAGCTGGACGAGGCCATCGCCGCCTGGACGCGGGGGATGACGGCCAAGGAGGCGCAGGAAGCGATGGAGGCGGTGCAGGTGCCCTGTTCCCGGCTGTACGACATGAAGGACTGCGCGGAGGACCCGCACTTCCAGGCGCGCGACATGATGCTGGAGGTGGAGGACCCGCTGGTGGGCGCCACCGTGCCGCACCCCGCCGCCCCCTTTCGCTTCGAGGGCATTCCGCCGCGCGACATGGTGCGCTGGCCCGGCCCCGCGGTGGGGGAGCACAACGACTACGTCTTCGACATGCTGCTGAAGGAGGATGCGCGATGA
- a CDS encoding hydroxymethylglutaryl-CoA lyase: MSESATISDVAPRDGLQSIGGFVPTERKIALVRAIHAAGIRRMEIGSFVSPKAVPQMADTGEVLRAALDLPGLECTVLVPNRRGFDLAAGSGAQRLGLFMSATESHNKANLNRTREESFADLAAIVADARAAGLLVRFNLSTVFHCPFEGVVPDEEALDWVERIVALDPAMEVALCDTTGNAAPDQVRRVFEKAFASWGSRFAFHGHDTYGMGVANVSAAWAAGCRIFDSASGGLGGCPFAPGATGNVATEDVAWLFRRMGVETGIDWNRLLEAADLAATIPGGMPGGRMRGVPAARRAA, from the coding sequence ATGAGCGAGAGCGCCACGATCAGCGACGTCGCCCCGCGCGACGGGCTGCAATCCATCGGCGGCTTCGTGCCGACGGAGAGGAAGATCGCGCTGGTGCGCGCCATCCACGCGGCGGGGATCCGCCGGATGGAGATTGGTTCCTTCGTCTCGCCGAAGGCCGTGCCGCAGATGGCGGATACGGGCGAGGTGCTGCGCGCGGCCCTCGATCTGCCGGGGCTGGAGTGCACGGTGCTGGTGCCGAACCGGCGCGGCTTCGACCTGGCGGCAGGGTCGGGCGCGCAGCGGCTCGGCCTCTTCATGTCGGCCACCGAGAGCCACAACAAGGCGAACCTGAACCGCACGCGGGAGGAATCCTTCGCCGACCTCGCCGCCATCGTGGCGGATGCGCGGGCGGCGGGGCTGCTGGTGCGGTTCAACCTCTCCACCGTGTTCCACTGCCCCTTCGAGGGCGTGGTGCCGGACGAGGAGGCGCTGGACTGGGTGGAGCGGATCGTCGCGCTCGATCCCGCCATGGAAGTCGCGCTGTGCGACACCACCGGCAACGCCGCGCCGGACCAGGTGCGGCGCGTGTTCGAGAAGGCTTTCGCCTCCTGGGGCAGCCGCTTCGCCTTCCACGGGCACGACACCTACGGCATGGGCGTGGCCAACGTCTCCGCGGCCTGGGCGGCGGGCTGCCGGATCTTCGATTCGGCCTCCGGCGGGCTCGGCGGCTGCCCCTTCGCGCCCGGCGCGACGGGGAATGTGGCGACAGAGGACGTGGCCTGGCTGTTCCGCCGCATGGGCGTGGAGACGGGGATCGATTGGAACCGGCTGCTGGAGGCGGCCGACCTGGCCGCCACAATTCCTGGCGGCATGCCGGGCGGGCGGATGCGCGGGGTGCCGGCGGCGCGGCGGGCGGCGTGA
- a CDS encoding PAS domain S-box protein — translation MEPKGEPQGRNGGEPEREGPDFLAGGGALGQLIAAHDWPSTPLGPLSSWPGHLRTTVGLLLRSPVPIVTLWGEDGIMIYNDAYSVFAGGRHPRLLGSKVREGWPEVADFNDNVMKVGLAGGTLAYRDQELTLHRHGRPEQVWMNLDYSPIPGVDGRPAGVIAIVVETTGKVRAEGELRVTAEALATLNAELGQRVEERTRERDRMWRLSTDIMLVAGFDARIEAVNPAWTALLGWGETELLGQDFMAFIHPDDSAATLAEVGSLSSGRTTLRFENRYRRKDGTYRWLSWTAVPDKRFIHAVGRDIQAEKEAAETLRRTEEALRQSQKMEAVGQLTGGIAHDFNNLLTGITGSLELLRTRLAQGRLADLDRYIATAHGAAGRAAALTHRLLAFARRQTLDPRPTNVNRLISGMEELIRRTVGPAVAVEVVGTAGLWPVLVDPNQLESALLNLCINARDAMPDGGRITVETANRWMDEHMARERDLPPGQYLSLCVTDTGTGMTPEVIERAFDPFFTTKPLGQGTGLGLSMIYGFVRQSGGQIRIYSEIGQGTTVCLYLPRHHGAEDAAESAAALAAAPRAERGETVLIVDDEPTVRMLVTEVLQELGYTALEAGDGTAGLRALRSDARIDLLVTDVGLPGGMNGRQLADAARVTRPGLRVLFITGYAENAVLGNGHLEPGMHVLTKPFAMEALAGRIRDLIEGGA, via the coding sequence ATGGAGCCCAAGGGGGAGCCCCAGGGGAGGAATGGGGGCGAGCCGGAGCGCGAGGGGCCGGACTTCCTCGCGGGCGGCGGCGCGCTGGGGCAGCTGATCGCGGCCCATGACTGGCCTTCCACCCCCCTCGGCCCCCTGTCCTCCTGGCCCGGCCACCTCCGCACCACCGTCGGCCTCCTCCTCCGCTCCCCCGTGCCCATCGTCACGCTGTGGGGGGAGGACGGCATCATGATCTACAACGACGCCTACTCCGTCTTCGCCGGCGGCCGTCACCCCCGCCTCCTCGGCTCGAAAGTGCGGGAGGGCTGGCCGGAGGTCGCGGACTTCAACGACAACGTGATGAAGGTCGGCCTCGCCGGCGGCACCCTCGCCTACAGGGACCAGGAGCTCACCCTCCACCGCCACGGCCGGCCGGAACAGGTCTGGATGAACCTGGACTACTCGCCCATCCCCGGCGTGGACGGGCGTCCCGCCGGCGTCATCGCCATCGTCGTCGAGACCACGGGCAAGGTGCGGGCGGAGGGCGAGCTCCGCGTGACGGCCGAGGCGCTCGCGACGCTCAATGCGGAGCTGGGCCAGCGGGTGGAGGAGCGCACGCGGGAGCGCGACCGGATGTGGCGCCTCTCCACCGACATCATGCTCGTCGCCGGCTTCGACGCGCGGATCGAGGCGGTGAACCCCGCCTGGACCGCCCTTCTGGGCTGGGGCGAGACGGAGCTGCTGGGCCAGGACTTCATGGCCTTCATCCACCCGGACGACAGCGCGGCCACCCTGGCCGAGGTGGGCAGCCTCTCCTCCGGGCGCACCACGCTGCGCTTCGAGAACCGCTACCGCCGGAAGGACGGCACCTACCGCTGGCTCTCCTGGACCGCCGTGCCGGACAAGCGCTTCATCCACGCCGTCGGCCGCGACATCCAGGCCGAGAAGGAGGCCGCCGAGACCCTGCGGCGGACCGAGGAGGCGCTGCGCCAGAGCCAGAAGATGGAGGCCGTCGGCCAGCTCACCGGCGGCATCGCCCACGACTTCAACAACCTCCTCACCGGCATCACCGGCTCCCTCGAGCTGCTGCGGACCCGCCTCGCCCAGGGGCGGCTGGCCGACCTGGACCGCTACATCGCCACGGCGCACGGCGCTGCCGGGCGCGCCGCCGCCCTCACCCACCGCCTCCTCGCCTTCGCACGGCGCCAGACGCTGGACCCCAGGCCCACCAACGTGAACCGCCTCATCTCCGGCATGGAGGAGCTGATCCGCCGCACGGTGGGGCCGGCGGTCGCCGTGGAGGTGGTGGGCACCGCCGGCCTCTGGCCCGTGCTGGTGGACCCGAACCAGCTGGAGAGCGCGCTCCTCAACCTCTGCATCAACGCGCGCGACGCCATGCCCGATGGCGGCCGCATCACGGTGGAGACGGCGAACCGCTGGATGGACGAGCACATGGCGCGGGAGCGGGACCTGCCGCCCGGCCAGTACCTCTCCCTCTGCGTCACCGACACCGGAACGGGCATGACGCCCGAGGTGATCGAGCGCGCCTTCGACCCCTTCTTCACCACCAAGCCCCTCGGCCAGGGCACCGGCCTCGGCCTTTCCATGATCTACGGCTTCGTGCGCCAGTCCGGCGGCCAGATCCGCATCTACTCGGAGATCGGCCAGGGTACGACGGTGTGCCTCTACCTGCCCCGGCACCACGGCGCGGAGGACGCGGCGGAGAGTGCCGCCGCCCTGGCCGCCGCCCCGCGCGCGGAGCGCGGCGAGACCGTGCTGATCGTGGACGACGAGCCCACGGTGCGGATGCTCGTGACGGAGGTGCTGCAGGAGCTGGGCTATACCGCCCTGGAAGCGGGCGACGGCACCGCCGGCCTGCGCGCGCTGCGCTCCGACGCGCGGATCGACCTGCTGGTGACGGATGTCGGCCTGCCCGGGGGCATGAACGGCCGCCAGCTGGCCGACGCGGCGCGGGTGACGCGCCCCGGGCTGAGGGTCCTCTTCATCACCGGCTATGCCGAGAACGCGGTGCTGGGCAACGGCCATCTGGAGCCGGGCATGCACGTCCTGACCAAGCCCTTCGCCATGGAGGCGCTGGCCGGGCGCATCCGGGACCTGATCGAGGGCGGCGCCTGA
- a CDS encoding trypsin-like peptidase domain-containing protein, translated as MRSPLPRRAALLGFAALAAAPGCTPLDAQAQVAGAQGTGSPRLTVVPDFADLAAAVLPAVVNIAVTGEQTTQIPPELRGTPFERYFRERRRGQQQQVQGAGSGFIIDAAGYVVTNNHVVGSAARVVVSLQDGSEHPARVVGTDELTDLALLRIESRTPLTAVPWSTSPVRVGQWVLACGNPFGLGGTVTSGIVSARGREIGAGPFDDFIQTDAAINPGNSGGPLFNTAGEVIGINTAIYSPSGASAGIGFATPSDLAKGVIDQLRRDGRVERGWLGVAVQDVGNEGPRGRRGVQIQGVERNSPAARAGLRQGDIVNTLNGDRIETSRALIRTVAGIAPGQSVRLAITRDGRAQDVNVQVGRRPAGTGTGTGTAPQQ; from the coding sequence ATGCGTTCCCCCCTGCCCCGCCGCGCCGCCCTCCTCGGCTTCGCGGCCCTGGCCGCCGCCCCCGGCTGCACCCCCCTCGACGCCCAGGCCCAAGTCGCAGGGGCCCAGGGAACAGGTTCCCCCCGCCTCACCGTGGTGCCCGATTTCGCGGACCTCGCCGCCGCCGTCCTGCCGGCCGTGGTGAACATCGCCGTCACCGGCGAGCAGACCACCCAGATCCCGCCGGAGCTGCGGGGCACCCCCTTCGAGCGCTATTTCCGGGAACGCCGGCGCGGGCAGCAGCAGCAGGTGCAGGGCGCGGGCTCCGGCTTCATCATCGACGCGGCGGGCTACGTGGTCACGAACAACCACGTCGTCGGCTCCGCAGCCCGTGTCGTCGTCTCCCTCCAGGACGGCTCCGAGCACCCGGCCCGCGTGGTCGGCACGGACGAGCTGACCGACCTCGCCCTGCTGCGGATCGAGAGCCGCACGCCGCTGACCGCCGTGCCCTGGAGCACCAGCCCCGTCCGCGTCGGCCAGTGGGTGCTGGCCTGCGGCAACCCCTTCGGCCTCGGCGGCACCGTCACCTCCGGCATCGTCTCCGCCCGCGGGCGCGAGATCGGCGCGGGCCCCTTCGACGACTTCATCCAGACCGACGCCGCCATCAACCCCGGCAATTCCGGCGGCCCCCTGTTCAACACGGCGGGCGAGGTGATCGGCATCAACACCGCCATCTACTCCCCCTCCGGCGCCAGCGCCGGCATCGGCTTCGCCACCCCGTCGGACCTGGCGAAGGGCGTGATCGACCAGCTGCGGCGCGACGGCCGGGTGGAGCGCGGCTGGCTCGGCGTGGCCGTGCAGGATGTCGGCAACGAGGGCCCGCGCGGCCGCCGCGGCGTGCAGATCCAGGGCGTGGAGCGCAACTCCCCCGCCGCCCGCGCCGGGCTGCGCCAGGGCGACATCGTGAACACCCTGAACGGCGACCGGATCGAGACCTCCCGCGCGCTGATCCGCACCGTGGCCGGCATCGCACCGGGCCAGAGCGTGCGCCTCGCCATCACCCGCGACGGCCGGGCGCAGGACGTGAACGTGCAGGTGGGCCGCCGCCCCGCGGGCACGGGCACGGGCACGGGCACGGCGCCGCAGCAGTAG